A DNA window from Arachis hypogaea cultivar Tifrunner chromosome 18, arahy.Tifrunner.gnm2.J5K5, whole genome shotgun sequence contains the following coding sequences:
- the LOC112772948 gene encoding uncharacterized protein isoform X1, whose product MSLMLHHVSMLPHEAVSCKLRLAGALARSHSFSASCSVTNRAIHCTPKRWSCSGSCIGVSISSSSRCNYQGKRLVRSCSTTSDFVIAGDGSYGNKQVVSLTPRLYDYVLKNVREPEILRQLREETASMRGSQMQVSPDQAQLLAMLVQTLGAERCIEVGVYTGYSSLAIALILQESGRLVACERDAKSLDIAKKYYHLAGVSHKVDVRLGLAVDSLESLILNGESGSYDFAFIDAEKRMTEKYFELLLQLVRVGGLIVIDNVLWHGKVADPLVNDPKTISIRNFNRKLMEDKRVSISMVSIGDGMTICRKR is encoded by the exons ATGAGTTTGATGCTTCATCACGTATCAATGTTGCCACATGAGGCTGTATCTTGTAAACTGAGGCTTGCTGGAGCATTAGCAAGATCTCATTCCTTTTCTGCATCTTGTTCTGTCACCAATAGAGCAATCCATTGCACCCCGAAAAGGTGGAGCTGCAGTGGCAGTTGTATTGGAGTTagtattagtagtagtagtagatgcAACTACCAAGGGAAAAGGCTTGTTAGAAGCTGCTCCACCACCAGTGACTTTGTAATTGCCGGTGACGGAAGTTATGGCAACAAGCAGGTTGTTAGTCTCACTCCGCGCTTGTATGACTATGTGCTAAAAAATGTTAGAGAACCTGAG ATTTTAAGGCAACTGCGCGAGGAGACAGCCTCTATGCGTGGAAGTCAGATGCAG GTATCTCCTGATCAGGCACAATTACTTGCAATGCTTGTGCAGACTCTTGGAGCCGAACGGTGCATTGAAGTCGGTGTTTATACT GGCTACTCATCACTGGCCATAGCATTAATCTTGCAAGAATCAGGTCGTTTGGTTGCATGTGAAAGAGATGCCAAATCTCTTGATATTGCCAAGAAGTACTATCACCTAGCTGGTGTTTCACATAAG GTGGATGTAAGACTTGGACTTGCAGTGGATTCCCTAGAATCTTTAATATTGAACGGTGAATCAGGCAG TTATGATTTTGCATTTATTGATGCTGAGAAAAGGATGACTGAGAAATATTTTGAACTGCTACTGCAACTG GTGAGGGTTGGAGGTCTTATAGTAATTGATAATGTTCTTTGGCATGGGAAAGTTGCTGATCCACTG GTAAATGACCCAAAAACTATCAGCATTAGAAATTTCAATCGAAAGTTAATGGAAGACAAGCGTGTAAGCATCAGTATG GTATCTATTGGAGATGGGATGACAATATGCAGAAAAAGATGA
- the LOC112772948 gene encoding uncharacterized protein isoform X2 — MSLMLHHVSMLPHEAVSCKLRLAGALARSHSFSASCSVTNRAIHCTPKRWSCSGSCIGVSISSSSRCNYQGKRLVRSCSTTSDFVIAGDGSYGNKQVVSLTPRLYDYVLKNVREPEILRQLREETASMRGSQMQVSPDQAQLLAMLVQTLGAERCIEVGVYTVDVRLGLAVDSLESLILNGESGSYDFAFIDAEKRMTEKYFELLLQLVRVGGLIVIDNVLWHGKVADPLVNDPKTISIRNFNRKLMEDKRVSISMVSIGDGMTICRKR; from the exons ATGAGTTTGATGCTTCATCACGTATCAATGTTGCCACATGAGGCTGTATCTTGTAAACTGAGGCTTGCTGGAGCATTAGCAAGATCTCATTCCTTTTCTGCATCTTGTTCTGTCACCAATAGAGCAATCCATTGCACCCCGAAAAGGTGGAGCTGCAGTGGCAGTTGTATTGGAGTTagtattagtagtagtagtagatgcAACTACCAAGGGAAAAGGCTTGTTAGAAGCTGCTCCACCACCAGTGACTTTGTAATTGCCGGTGACGGAAGTTATGGCAACAAGCAGGTTGTTAGTCTCACTCCGCGCTTGTATGACTATGTGCTAAAAAATGTTAGAGAACCTGAG ATTTTAAGGCAACTGCGCGAGGAGACAGCCTCTATGCGTGGAAGTCAGATGCAG GTATCTCCTGATCAGGCACAATTACTTGCAATGCTTGTGCAGACTCTTGGAGCCGAACGGTGCATTGAAGTCGGTGTTTATACT GTGGATGTAAGACTTGGACTTGCAGTGGATTCCCTAGAATCTTTAATATTGAACGGTGAATCAGGCAG TTATGATTTTGCATTTATTGATGCTGAGAAAAGGATGACTGAGAAATATTTTGAACTGCTACTGCAACTG GTGAGGGTTGGAGGTCTTATAGTAATTGATAATGTTCTTTGGCATGGGAAAGTTGCTGATCCACTG GTAAATGACCCAAAAACTATCAGCATTAGAAATTTCAATCGAAAGTTAATGGAAGACAAGCGTGTAAGCATCAGTATG GTATCTATTGGAGATGGGATGACAATATGCAGAAAAAGATGA
- the LOC112769996 gene encoding protein FAR1-RELATED SEQUENCE 5-like produces the protein MAFSTPEGGSISTLINPTQGDERFSVGEVVIQEQEGSKVDEITDVVVTRKDELDYGHELSNHSGVGEDKIPVIGMSFGSLPLAQKFYANYAKKVGFVTKIRNTNFDKTRKKSKIPVNQSIYSTREGYRESRVNAATRANRITAMRCRERMYVMLDKEKESWVVSRLELRHSHRCSAKKAVHYHEYRELTMHVKCVITDNYEAGIRPNKTFLALANEVGGSSNLDFSEKDVRNYITRNLRCSDDNEDFQGMMNYFVQMKEINPNFFYAIDVDDANKFRSALWVDARCRTSYEYYGDVVSFDTTYRRNRHGLPFASFVGVNHHGKSTLLSCVLLGSKEIPSFEWVFTQWVRCVGTTPRRLSLTSARRWPVLLGRSYLILSTDDLYANRRKWVPIFFKSEFWAGMRSTQHSESMHAFYGGYLHYKSGLVQFVHEYDNVLGNKEQKKLEDDAADSKGVIHV, from the exons ATGGCGTTTTCAACCCCGGAAGGTGGATCGATTAGTACATTGATCAATCCAACACAAGGCGATGAACGATTCAGTGTGGGTGAAGTAGTtattcaagagcaagaagggtcGAAG gtcgacgaaattaccgacgtcGTTGTGACTAGAAAGGATGAGTTAGACTACGGACACGAG TTGTCGAATCATAGTGGCGTCGGTGAAGATAAAATTCCAGTCATAGGAATGAGTTTTGGTTCGTTGCCTCTTGCACAGAAATTTTATGCAAACTATGCAAAGAAAGTTGGGTTTGTTACTAAAATCAGGAACACAAATTTCGACAAGACGCGGAAGAAATCAAAGATACCGGTTAATCAATCTATTTACTCCACGCGAGAAGGTTATCGAGAGTCTAGGGTGAACGCAGCAACTCGAGCAAATAGAATTACAGCCATGAGATGCAGAGAAAGGATGTATGTCATGCTGGAcaaggagaaggaaagttgggtTGTGTCTAGATTAGAATTAAGGCATTCTCACCGCTGTTCGGCTAAGAAAGCTGTCCACTATCATGAGTACCGGGAGCTAACCATGCATGTTAAGTGTGTCATTACGGATAACTACGAGGCTGGAATAAGACCCAACAAGACATTTCTAGCACTGGCAAACGAGGTTGGTGGGTCCTCAAACCTGGATTTTTCAGAAAAGGATGTCAGAAATTACATCACACGCAATCTCCGATGCTCCGATGACAATGAGGACTTCCAGGGGATGATGAATTATTTTGTTCAAATGAAGGAGATCAATCCCAACTTCTTTTATGCCATAGATGTTGACGATGCTAATAAATTTAGGAGCGCACTATGGGTAGATGCAAGGTGCAGGACTTCGTATGAATATTACGGAGATGTGGTGTCGTTTGACACCACTTACAGAAGAAATAG GCATGGTCTGCCGTTTGCATCCTTTGTCGGTGTAAACCACCATGGGAAGTCTACTCTTCTTAGCTGTGTTTTACTTGGGAGCAAGGAGATCCCTAGTTTTGAGTGGGTGTTCACGCAGTGGGTGAGATGCGTCGGGACTACGCCAAGGCGATTATCACTGACCAGTGCAAGGCGATGGCCGGTGCTATTAGGAAGGTCCTACCTGATACTGTCCACCGATG ACCTTTATGCGAATCGACGGAAGTGGGTTCCAATATTCTTCAAGAGTGAATTTTGGGCAGGCATGAGGAGTACACAGCATAGTGAAAGCATGCACGCATTTTATGGTGGATACCTGCATTACAAGAGTGGGTTGGTTCAGTTCGTCCATGAATACGACAATGTGCTTggaaacaaggagcaaaagaagctggAAGATGATGCTGCAGACTCGAAAGGAGTCATCCATGTATAG
- the LOC112771233 gene encoding probable sugar phosphate/phosphate translocator At3g14410 isoform X1 — protein sequence MADPKKEGFLTYAYILLYIALSSGQIFFNKWVLSSKEINFPYPLGLTLLHMIFSSVLCFVLTKVLKIMKVEEGMTHEIYVSSVMPIGAMFAMTLWLGNTAYLYISVAFAQMLKAIMPVAVFVLGVAVGLETMSCKMLLIMSLISFGVLVASYGEININWVGVVYQMGGVVGEALRLIFMEIFVKRKGLKLNPISVMYYVSPCSAICLFLPWIFLEKPKMDEHGPWNFPPVLLILNCLCTFALNLSVFLVITHTSALTIRVAGVVKDWVVVLVSALLFADTKLTMINLFGYGIAIAGVAAYNNYKLKKEATHVSPNDSPNASEHGESSHRLESQPLTRR from the exons ATGGCGGATCCGAAGAAGGAAGGCTTCCTCACCTACGCTTATATTCTGCTCTACATTGCTCTTTCCAGCGGCCAGATCTTCTTCAACAAG TGGGTTTTGTCATCTAAGGAAATAAACTTCCCTTATCCCCTTGGGTTGACTCTACTTCATATGATCTTCTCCTCTGTTTTGTGTTTTGTATTAACCAAAGTTCTAAAG ATTATGAAGGTTGAGGAGGGAATGACTCATGAAAT ATATGTTAGTTCAGTAATGCCAATTGGGGCTATGTTTGCAATGACTCTTTGGCTGGGGAATACTGCCTACCTGTATATTTCTGTTGCATTTGCACAAATGCTGAAGGCAATTA TGCCTGTAGCTGTTTTTGTGCTTGGAGTAGCTGTAGGACTTGAGACAATGAGCTGCAAAATGCTTTTGATCATGTCCTTGATTAGTTTTGGTGTCCTAGTAGCTTCTTATGGAGAGATAAATATAAATTGGGTTGGAGTAGTTTACCAAATGGGAGGTGTTGTTGGTGAAGCTCTAAGACTTATTTTCATGGAGATTTTTGTTAAGAGAAAGGGTCTGAAGTTGAATCCTATATCAGTGATGTATTATGTTAGTCCATGCAG TGCAATTTGTTTATTCCTTCCATGGATTTTTCTAGAGAAACCAAAGATGGATGAACATGGACCTTGGAACTTCCCTCCTGTTTTGCTTATCCTCAACTGCCTTTGTACTTTTGCTCTAAACTTATCAGTTTTCCTTGTTATTACACACACAAGTGCTTTAACCATTCGTGTTGCCGGAGTTGTCAAGGATTGGGTGGTTGTCTTAGTGTCTGCTCTGTTGTTTGCTGATACAAAGCTGACAATGATAAATTTGTTTGGTTACGGAATTG CCATCGCTGGGGTAGCCGCGTACAATAATTACAAGTTAAAGAAAGAAGCTACACATGTGTCCCCAAATGATTCTCCGAATGCTTCTGAGCATGGTGAATCTTCCCATAGGCTAGAGTCACAGCCTTTAACAAGAAGATAA
- the LOC112771233 gene encoding probable sugar phosphate/phosphate translocator At3g14410 isoform X2, with the protein MKVEEGMTHEIYVSSVMPIGAMFAMTLWLGNTAYLYISVAFAQMLKAIMPVAVFVLGVAVGLETMSCKMLLIMSLISFGVLVASYGEININWVGVVYQMGGVVGEALRLIFMEIFVKRKGLKLNPISVMYYVSPCSAICLFLPWIFLEKPKMDEHGPWNFPPVLLILNCLCTFALNLSVFLVITHTSALTIRVAGVVKDWVVVLVSALLFADTKLTMINLFGYGIAIAGVAAYNNYKLKKEATHVSPNDSPNASEHGESSHRLESQPLTRR; encoded by the exons ATGAAGGTTGAGGAGGGAATGACTCATGAAAT ATATGTTAGTTCAGTAATGCCAATTGGGGCTATGTTTGCAATGACTCTTTGGCTGGGGAATACTGCCTACCTGTATATTTCTGTTGCATTTGCACAAATGCTGAAGGCAATTA TGCCTGTAGCTGTTTTTGTGCTTGGAGTAGCTGTAGGACTTGAGACAATGAGCTGCAAAATGCTTTTGATCATGTCCTTGATTAGTTTTGGTGTCCTAGTAGCTTCTTATGGAGAGATAAATATAAATTGGGTTGGAGTAGTTTACCAAATGGGAGGTGTTGTTGGTGAAGCTCTAAGACTTATTTTCATGGAGATTTTTGTTAAGAGAAAGGGTCTGAAGTTGAATCCTATATCAGTGATGTATTATGTTAGTCCATGCAG TGCAATTTGTTTATTCCTTCCATGGATTTTTCTAGAGAAACCAAAGATGGATGAACATGGACCTTGGAACTTCCCTCCTGTTTTGCTTATCCTCAACTGCCTTTGTACTTTTGCTCTAAACTTATCAGTTTTCCTTGTTATTACACACACAAGTGCTTTAACCATTCGTGTTGCCGGAGTTGTCAAGGATTGGGTGGTTGTCTTAGTGTCTGCTCTGTTGTTTGCTGATACAAAGCTGACAATGATAAATTTGTTTGGTTACGGAATTG CCATCGCTGGGGTAGCCGCGTACAATAATTACAAGTTAAAGAAAGAAGCTACACATGTGTCCCCAAATGATTCTCCGAATGCTTCTGAGCATGGTGAATCTTCCCATAGGCTAGAGTCACAGCCTTTAACAAGAAGATAA